ACGACGAGAAGCGGGCGTCCAGCCCGGCGTCCTCGGCGTACCGCGGTCGCGAAGTCCTCGCGCCGCCTCAGCCGATGCTCGGTAGGCAGCACGACGTCATGACCTGACCGGGATCAGGCGGACAGACGGGCGCGACCCTTGCTGCGGCGGGACGCCAGGATGGCGCGGCCGGCACGGGTGCGCATACGCAGCCGGAAGCCGTGGGTCTTCGCGCGACGACGGTTGTTCGGCTGGAAGGTGCGCTTGCTCACTCGGGGGCTCCAGTAATGATTCGGTGGGTGGCGGGGTGCCGCCTGGCTGTCACCGTGCGCCCACGAGTAGCTCGCATTACGCCCGAGTGCACCGCTTTCCGATCACCGAAATGTGCCTTGGTGGCACTGGTGCGTGATCTGTGCCCATCGGAGGCAGGCGGCAGCAGCCATCGACAACTCGACCTGGTTACGGTACGCGGGGCTGCGCCGTCCGGTCAAACCAACAGCCGAGGGGACACACTTGTCCACAGGCTGGGGACAACAAC
The Streptomyces sp. CGMCC 4.7035 DNA segment above includes these coding regions:
- the rpmH gene encoding 50S ribosomal protein L34 → MSKRTFQPNNRRRAKTHGFRLRMRTRAGRAILASRRSKGRARLSA